A genomic segment from Methanomassiliicoccus sp. encodes:
- a CDS encoding peroxiredoxin — protein sequence MVESKDAERETTLIGDMFPHMEVWTTHGKMTLPEDKAGKWFILFSHPGDFTPVCTTEFYSFTKMSDDFNKLNTDLIGLSIDQVHSHIKWVEWINENLDVEVPFPIIADALGTVATRLGMVHPGKGSNTVRSVFIVDDKGVIRLIIYYPQEVGRNMEEILRALKALQVSDANNVAMPANWPKNELLGDKVIVRSAADEATAKERKKTYDNYDWWFCYRSL from the coding sequence ATGGTAGAATCGAAAGATGCTGAAAGGGAGACCACATTGATCGGGGACATGTTCCCGCACATGGAGGTATGGACGACTCACGGTAAGATGACATTGCCCGAGGACAAGGCCGGGAAATGGTTCATATTGTTCAGCCACCCCGGGGACTTCACGCCAGTCTGTACCACGGAGTTCTACAGCTTCACGAAGATGAGCGATGATTTCAATAAGCTCAACACCGACCTGATCGGCCTCTCTATTGACCAAGTGCACTCTCATATTAAGTGGGTGGAATGGATCAATGAGAACCTGGATGTGGAGGTCCCCTTTCCGATAATCGCCGATGCCCTGGGGACGGTGGCGACCCGGCTTGGTATGGTGCATCCGGGCAAGGGAAGCAACACCGTGCGTTCGGTGTTCATAGTGGACGACAAGGGTGTGATAAGGCTCATAATATACTACCCCCAGGAGGTCGGGCGCAACATGGAGGAGATCCTCCGCGCCCTGAAGGCTCTCCAGGTCTCGGACGCCAACAACGTGGCCATGCCCGCCAACTGGCCCAAGAACGAGCTTCTGGGCGATAAGGTGATAGTGAGGTCAGCGGCCGACGAGGCCACAGCCAAGGAGAGGAAGAAGACGTATGACAACTACGATTGGTGGTTCTGCTACCGCTCCCTGTGA
- a CDS encoding NUDIX hydrolase yields the protein MFRNPTLTADGIILVDGRLVLIKRGNEPGKGRYALPGGFVEYGERLEDCAVREVLEETGLRTEPLDLVGMYSDPHRDPRGHLVSAVFHLHRVGGELRAGDDAQSVELFDLDRLPSLAFDHARIISDFMRSKYRFGR from the coding sequence ATGTTCCGGAATCCTACCCTGACCGCCGACGGCATCATCCTGGTGGATGGCCGCTTAGTGCTCATAAAGAGGGGGAACGAGCCCGGGAAGGGGAGGTACGCCCTCCCCGGGGGCTTCGTGGAATACGGGGAGAGGCTGGAGGACTGCGCCGTGCGCGAGGTGCTCGAGGAGACCGGCCTGCGCACCGAGCCCCTGGACCTGGTGGGCATGTATTCCGATCCCCATCGCGATCCCCGGGGGCACCTCGTCAGTGCCGTGTTCCACCTTCATAGGGTGGGAGGAGAGCTCAGGGCGGGTGACGATGCCCAGTCAGTGGAGCTTTTCGACCTGGACCGGCTTCCGTCCCTAGCCTTCGATCATGCGAGGATCATCTCGGATTTCATGCGCTCTAAGTACCGTTTCGGGCGATGA
- a CDS encoding MFS transporter, with amino-acid sequence MGMERREKWIVLLITSVGAMMGPLDSTIVSVSLPTISQVLEIDYAASVWIPTSYLVALAVLLLTMGRLSDLYGRKPIFIIGFGIFVLGSFLCSISSNGSQIIAFRALQGCGAAFITATSAAIITAAFPPKERGKALGINAMSVYIGLSLGPPLGGFLTGALGWPSIFWVNIPIGAVVIALALWKLQEPKNEAPVRPFDISGAITFGIGLATLLVALTLGEDWGWTSLPIVALLVVAVVGFSAFLLIEHRKGSDAMLDLTLFTENRLFAMANVSTLLNYTAYFGISFLISFYLQRVLAYDLYLTGLVLLSMPLIMSVLSPLMGWASDRVGSRVLASTGMVVIGIGLLLLSTLSVDSSTGSLVAYLTLCGIGMGMFSSPNTSAIMGSVSKRQLGVASGTVSTMRTVGQSLSLAIMVAVVASVASPAVVSELFSSNVGSIPPQVAEEFVRGMVLAFQVAAAIAFLGALTSLARGRKVGSSEPKEVVEERNFQG; translated from the coding sequence ATGGGCATGGAGCGCAGGGAGAAGTGGATCGTCCTATTGATCACGTCCGTGGGGGCCATGATGGGCCCCCTTGATTCCACCATCGTCAGCGTCTCTCTGCCTACGATCTCCCAGGTATTGGAAATAGACTACGCCGCCTCGGTATGGATACCCACGTCGTACCTGGTCGCCCTGGCGGTCCTTCTTCTCACCATGGGCAGGCTGTCCGATCTATACGGCCGGAAGCCCATATTCATCATCGGCTTCGGCATCTTCGTCCTGGGTTCTTTCCTCTGCAGCATATCCAGCAACGGAAGCCAGATCATTGCCTTCAGGGCATTGCAGGGATGCGGGGCCGCATTCATCACCGCCACCTCCGCGGCTATCATCACCGCCGCCTTCCCCCCCAAGGAGAGGGGGAAGGCACTGGGCATCAACGCCATGTCCGTGTACATCGGGCTGAGCCTGGGCCCTCCGCTGGGGGGTTTCCTAACCGGCGCCCTGGGCTGGCCATCCATATTCTGGGTCAACATCCCCATCGGGGCGGTGGTCATCGCACTGGCATTGTGGAAGCTACAGGAGCCGAAGAACGAGGCACCGGTGCGGCCCTTCGACATTTCCGGCGCGATCACCTTCGGGATTGGGTTGGCTACTCTGCTGGTGGCCCTCACCTTGGGCGAGGACTGGGGGTGGACGTCCCTTCCCATCGTCGCCCTGCTTGTGGTTGCGGTCGTGGGCTTCTCCGCGTTCCTGCTCATCGAGCACAGGAAGGGGAGCGATGCCATGCTCGACCTCACCCTGTTCACAGAAAACCGCCTTTTCGCCATGGCCAATGTGTCCACGCTGCTTAACTATACTGCCTACTTCGGCATCTCCTTCCTGATATCGTTCTACCTCCAGCGGGTCCTCGCCTATGATCTATATCTCACCGGCCTGGTCCTTCTGTCCATGCCCCTCATAATGAGCGTGCTGTCCCCGCTGATGGGGTGGGCCTCCGACCGCGTGGGGTCCCGAGTGCTGGCCTCGACGGGCATGGTGGTGATCGGCATTGGGCTTTTACTGCTCAGCACCCTGAGCGTCGATTCCTCCACCGGCAGCCTGGTCGCCTATCTCACCCTTTGCGGGATAGGCATGGGCATGTTCTCCTCCCCCAACACCAGTGCCATTATGGGCAGCGTGAGCAAGAGACAGCTGGGTGTGGCCTCCGGCACCGTGTCCACCATGCGCACCGTGGGGCAGTCCCTGAGCTTGGCCATCATGGTCGCGGTGGTGGCGAGCGTGGCCTCGCCGGCGGTAGTTTCGGAACTGTTCTCCAGCAATGTGGGCTCTATCCCCCCGCAGGTGGCCGAGGAGTTCGTCAGGGGCATGGTGCTGGCGTTCCAGGTGGCGGCGGCGATCGCCTTCCTGGGAGCGCTGACCTCCCTGGCCCGAGGACGGAAGGTCGGTTCCTCCGAGCCCAAGGAGGTCGTGGAGGAGAGGAACTTTCAGGGATGA
- a CDS encoding Lrp/AsnC family transcriptional regulator, whose product MLQEDLDSRILRMLQRNGKLTYEEIGAMVDRSPSTIRDRIRKLEEEKKILGYSAIVNQEKMGINADAYVSADVAPDRSQNAMAVLFSMDNVSEILRVTGERRIMFRIRAASNGELIEIIDRKIRPLGFQNIEVTLVLEHVVRYPGL is encoded by the coding sequence ATGCTCCAAGAGGACCTGGACTCTCGCATTCTCCGCATGCTTCAACGCAATGGGAAGCTCACCTACGAGGAGATCGGGGCCATGGTCGACCGTTCCCCCTCAACCATACGCGACCGCATACGGAAGCTGGAGGAGGAGAAGAAGATCCTGGGGTACTCGGCCATCGTGAACCAGGAGAAGATGGGCATCAACGCCGACGCCTATGTCTCCGCGGACGTGGCCCCGGACCGGTCCCAGAACGCCATGGCAGTGCTGTTCTCGATGGATAACGTGTCCGAGATCCTTCGGGTCACCGGGGAGCGGCGCATCATGTTCCGCATCCGAGCTGCCAGCAACGGCGAGCTCATCGAAATCATAGACCGCAAGATCCGGCCTCTGGGATTCCAGAACATCGAGGTGACCTTGGTCCTGGAGCATGTGGTCCGATATCCTGGCCTATAG
- a CDS encoding GTP-binding protein has product MQNWKRQIPTIMTSQELLDRAYARASRAEVNGAAPFDHVKKTNIAKITGIGDMTTTTLLKYVRAFPKMEREDEFYSQLIDVIIGHDKLKRALANISWCAEKCSDLQRKYLLRVRKAPSIDEVAKATREFYGRFSSVVNRVDADLLFCQKARDMLRHLPAIDTAVETIVIAGYPNVGKSQLVERVSSAKPAIAPYPFTTKGVVIGHMKSGWRTYQVIDTPGLLDRELEKRNAIELQAVLALRYLADVIVFIIDPSETCGYTIDRQLALLESIRSNFPDVPFIEVENKADLEGKPTGRPRISALTGEGVDDLMKNVEAVLRSQRVTDPDKLPT; this is encoded by the coding sequence ATGCAGAATTGGAAGCGACAGATCCCCACCATCATGACATCCCAGGAGCTGCTGGACCGAGCCTACGCCCGCGCTTCCCGGGCCGAGGTCAACGGTGCCGCTCCATTCGATCACGTGAAGAAGACCAACATAGCGAAGATCACAGGGATAGGGGACATGACCACCACCACGCTGCTGAAGTACGTGCGGGCTTTCCCCAAGATGGAGCGGGAGGACGAGTTCTACTCCCAGCTCATCGACGTCATAATAGGGCACGACAAGCTCAAGCGGGCTTTGGCGAACATATCGTGGTGCGCAGAGAAGTGCTCCGACCTGCAGAGGAAGTACCTTCTGAGGGTGCGCAAGGCGCCCTCCATCGATGAGGTGGCGAAGGCCACCCGAGAGTTCTATGGAAGGTTCTCCTCGGTGGTGAACAGGGTGGACGCGGACCTGTTGTTCTGCCAGAAGGCCAGGGACATGCTCCGGCATCTGCCCGCCATCGACACCGCCGTGGAGACCATAGTTATCGCCGGATACCCCAACGTGGGGAAGAGCCAGTTGGTAGAGCGAGTGTCCTCGGCCAAGCCGGCCATTGCTCCCTACCCTTTCACCACCAAGGGCGTTGTCATCGGGCACATGAAGAGCGGTTGGCGCACCTACCAGGTCATCGATACCCCGGGGCTGCTGGACCGGGAGCTGGAGAAGCGCAACGCCATCGAGCTGCAGGCGGTCCTGGCCCTGCGCTACCTGGCGGACGTCATCGTGTTCATCATCGATCCCTCGGAGACCTGCGGGTACACCATCGATCGCCAGCTCGCCCTTCTGGAGTCCATCAGGAGCAACTTTCCGGACGTGCCGTTCATCGAGGTGGAGAACAAGGCCGACCTGGAGGGGAAGCCCACCGGCCGTCCGAGGATATCCGCGCTCACAGGCGAGGGTGTGGACGATCTCATGAAGAACGTGGAGGCGGTCCTGCGCTCGCAGCGCGTCACCGATCCCGACAAGCTGCCCACATAG
- a CDS encoding superoxide dismutase: MVDNSMRYSLPALPYGYGDLSPFLSEALLKIHHDGHHQKYVNQANALLEKLEKARSDGTVLNMRCEPQALAFNVGGHILHSLYWENMAPTSSGGGGTPGGRIGDVLNKEFGSYERFMKEFSETANAVESSGWAVLTFCMHTHRPLITQIKDHHLFVVPGQRILLVMDVWEHAYYLDYKNEKARYTAGFWNVVNWGAVDQRLEKILSGDR; the protein is encoded by the coding sequence ATGGTGGATAATAGTATGAGATACTCCCTGCCCGCACTGCCATATGGATATGGGGACCTGTCGCCCTTCTTGTCCGAAGCGCTGCTCAAGATACACCATGATGGTCATCATCAGAAGTACGTCAATCAGGCCAATGCCTTGCTGGAGAAGCTGGAGAAGGCCCGCAGCGACGGTACGGTTCTGAACATGAGGTGCGAGCCCCAAGCACTGGCGTTCAACGTCGGTGGTCACATCCTGCACTCGCTCTATTGGGAGAACATGGCCCCTACCTCCTCCGGCGGCGGGGGGACCCCTGGCGGACGCATAGGCGATGTCCTGAACAAGGAGTTCGGGAGCTATGAGCGGTTCATGAAGGAGTTCTCGGAGACCGCCAACGCTGTCGAGTCCTCTGGCTGGGCCGTGCTCACCTTCTGCATGCATACCCATCGTCCGCTCATAACCCAGATCAAGGACCACCACCTCTTCGTGGTGCCCGGTCAACGCATCCTCCTGGTCATGGACGTGTGGGAGCACGCGTACTATCTGGACTACAAGAACGAGAAGGCCCGTTATACCGCCGGCTTCTGGAACGTTGTCAACTGGGGTGCGGTAGACCAACGCCTGGAGAAGATACTGAGTGGTGACCGATGA
- a CDS encoding elongation factor Tu encodes MANLNVAVIGPNDYAKDLGKKGTVSDITLYDLKQGTDTVTFIEATNYPDRLAPLFYTASMADLALVVIDAINSQLGECMVMLHCADVKKGYIVLRNYLTPEQVAPLTKGTVLESYTFIEDDKNAIRERLLADTKAITSPGEPGKGAVTIDHFFNVKGVGTVILGTVAYGRIVRHDDLKVLPTKRTALVRSIQKHDDDYQDAVAGDRVGLALKNIDVEQLDRGHVLTLDDKVQCGSEITAPAELVNYWKTPLKEGMVLHLGHWMQFISARVESVQDSGDFRRPTVKLSLDKPLVHPPGSRAVLMYLEGGKLRVIGSLTLT; translated from the coding sequence ATGGCCAATCTCAACGTGGCGGTCATCGGTCCCAATGATTACGCCAAGGACCTGGGTAAAAAGGGTACTGTCTCAGACATCACCCTGTACGATCTCAAGCAGGGAACGGACACGGTGACCTTTATAGAGGCGACCAACTACCCCGATCGCCTGGCGCCCCTTTTCTATACCGCCTCCATGGCCGACCTCGCGCTGGTGGTCATCGACGCCATCAACTCCCAGCTGGGCGAGTGCATGGTAATGCTGCACTGCGCAGACGTCAAGAAGGGCTACATCGTGCTGCGCAACTACCTCACGCCGGAGCAGGTGGCACCCCTGACCAAAGGCACCGTCCTGGAATCCTACACTTTCATCGAGGACGATAAGAACGCCATCCGTGAGAGGCTGCTGGCGGATACTAAGGCCATCACCTCCCCGGGAGAGCCGGGGAAGGGAGCGGTGACCATAGACCATTTCTTCAACGTGAAGGGCGTGGGTACGGTGATCCTGGGCACGGTGGCCTACGGCCGGATCGTGCGCCATGACGACCTCAAGGTGCTTCCCACGAAGAGGACGGCACTGGTGCGCTCCATCCAAAAGCACGATGACGACTACCAGGATGCCGTGGCCGGCGACAGGGTGGGTCTGGCCCTCAAGAACATCGACGTGGAGCAGCTGGACCGGGGGCACGTGCTCACCCTCGACGACAAGGTCCAATGCGGCAGTGAGATCACCGCCCCGGCGGAGCTGGTCAACTATTGGAAAACGCCCCTGAAGGAGGGCATGGTCCTGCACCTGGGTCACTGGATGCAGTTCATCAGCGCCCGGGTGGAGTCCGTGCAGGACAGCGGGGACTTTCGGCGGCCCACGGTGAAGCTCTCCCTGGACAAGCCGTTGGTGCATCCTCCGGGGAGCAGGGCCGTCCTCATGTACCTTGAGGGCGGGAAGCTGAGGGTCATCGGCTCTTTGACCCTGACCTGA
- a CDS encoding DNA polymerase II large subunit, which translates to MEEYFATMFAEADRCYSIARRARSRGLDPEVFVEIPRAEDLASRCEKLLEAWHVEGVAERIRELSKDHNREEVSLLLAKEMATAPAKSREDAIDRAVRVGLAVLTEGILVAPLEGIAGVTIGRNSDGSEYLAISFAGPIRAAGGTGQALSVLIGDVVRREIGIGKYIPTDSEVQRLKEEIPLYKQCQHLQYTPGNEEIEIIASGCPVCVDGEGTEVMEISGFRDLPRIESNRVRGGACLVIAEGMCLKAPKIQKHVKKLGIDGWEFIDEYMAWKKRHDDKGDDKGAKKIVPDAKFLKDMVAGRPVIAHPSRLGGLRLRYGRGRTTGLAALAINPATMIALDDFLAVGTQIKIERPGKAGAVTPCDSIEGPILLLKNGDLVQANTSKEAKQYRPEIAEVVDLGEVLLAYGEFMENNHLLAPGAYAAEWYKVELSSRSQLPDDWKEPSYERAKEISRTCGVPLHPRYNLFWFDIPLDELKALRQHVLTTGTWRDGKLTVKREPITKRTLETLGALHTASATMVALDHYALPLVEGLGLAVDGPKVVERTVLEDPGTMDEAAFSSPSLRAVSQALGLEVRARAVTRIGSRMARPEKAKERKMKPPPHALFPLGQSGGMQRLVSTAVGQSRVEAEMGLRQCPECGKNTFQCSCAECGAHTFTVNRPSVQRIDLAQLLQSAMARVGVSTAPEIKGVQGMISKNKTPEALEKGLLRAVHDIFVFKDGTIRYDMTDVPLTHFRPREIGLSVEKAIALGYTKDVFGAELTSPEQLCELRVQDIIPAESCGDYLVKVANFIDDLLEKYYGLSPFYKASSRGDLIGQMTIGLAPHTSGGILCRIIGYTRTNVGYGHPFFHAAKRRNADGDEDSVILLLDGLLNFSRDFLPRTRGGLMDAPLVLTTRLDPNEIDKEAHNIDVLWEYPLEFYQACLEYKHPKEIDSIMDQVAGRISSNLQYEGFGFTHDTGDISEGPRESAYKTLETMIDKMNAQLELARKIRAVDAKDVVYRVITKHFLPDMIGNLKSFSSQSLRCTKCGEKYRRIPLSGHCYCGNNLTLTVHEKSVKKYLEITKEISEKFELDTYTQQRIAIVEESMRSLFQSDKVKKCKLTDFM; encoded by the coding sequence ATGGAGGAGTATTTCGCGACCATGTTCGCGGAGGCGGACCGCTGCTACTCCATCGCCCGCAGGGCGCGCTCCCGCGGGCTCGACCCCGAGGTGTTCGTGGAGATCCCCCGAGCCGAGGACCTCGCCTCCCGCTGCGAGAAGCTTCTGGAGGCGTGGCACGTGGAGGGCGTGGCCGAGCGCATCCGGGAGCTGTCCAAGGACCATAACCGTGAGGAGGTCTCCCTGCTCCTGGCCAAGGAGATGGCCACCGCGCCCGCCAAGAGCCGCGAGGATGCCATAGATCGGGCGGTGCGGGTGGGACTCGCTGTGCTCACCGAGGGCATACTGGTAGCGCCGCTGGAGGGGATCGCCGGGGTGACCATAGGCCGAAACTCCGACGGGAGCGAGTATCTCGCCATATCCTTCGCCGGGCCCATCAGGGCGGCGGGGGGCACGGGGCAGGCGCTGAGCGTGCTCATCGGGGACGTGGTGCGTAGGGAGATCGGCATCGGGAAGTACATCCCCACCGACAGCGAGGTCCAGCGTCTCAAGGAGGAGATCCCCCTCTACAAGCAGTGCCAGCACCTCCAGTACACACCCGGTAACGAGGAGATCGAGATCATCGCTAGTGGCTGCCCGGTGTGCGTGGACGGCGAGGGCACGGAGGTCATGGAGATCTCCGGCTTCCGGGACCTGCCGCGCATCGAGTCCAACCGCGTCCGCGGCGGCGCCTGCCTGGTCATCGCCGAGGGCATGTGCCTCAAGGCTCCCAAGATCCAGAAGCACGTGAAGAAGCTGGGCATCGACGGCTGGGAGTTCATCGATGAGTACATGGCATGGAAGAAGCGCCATGATGACAAGGGGGACGACAAGGGAGCGAAGAAGATCGTCCCCGACGCCAAGTTCCTCAAGGACATGGTGGCCGGACGTCCGGTCATCGCCCACCCCTCCCGCCTGGGTGGTCTGCGTCTTCGCTACGGCCGGGGGCGGACCACCGGCCTCGCCGCCCTGGCCATCAATCCGGCCACCATGATCGCCCTCGACGACTTCCTGGCCGTGGGCACGCAGATCAAGATCGAGAGGCCGGGGAAGGCGGGGGCGGTAACACCTTGCGACAGCATCGAGGGCCCCATACTCCTGCTGAAGAACGGCGACCTCGTTCAGGCCAACACCAGCAAGGAGGCGAAGCAATACCGGCCCGAAATCGCCGAGGTCGTGGACCTGGGGGAGGTATTGCTGGCCTACGGAGAGTTCATGGAGAACAATCATCTCCTAGCTCCTGGAGCCTACGCTGCCGAATGGTACAAGGTGGAGCTCTCCTCCCGTTCACAGCTACCGGACGATTGGAAGGAGCCAAGTTACGAACGTGCCAAGGAGATCTCCCGCACCTGCGGCGTGCCTCTCCACCCCCGGTACAACCTCTTCTGGTTCGATATCCCCCTGGACGAACTGAAGGCGCTGAGGCAGCATGTGCTGACCACCGGTACCTGGAGGGACGGCAAGCTCACGGTGAAGAGAGAACCCATCACCAAGCGCACCCTGGAGACCCTGGGAGCGCTGCACACGGCCAGCGCCACGATGGTGGCACTGGACCATTACGCCCTTCCTCTGGTGGAAGGTCTGGGTCTGGCAGTTGACGGGCCCAAGGTAGTGGAGCGGACGGTGCTGGAGGACCCCGGGACCATGGACGAGGCGGCGTTCTCCTCCCCCTCCCTACGGGCGGTGTCGCAGGCGCTAGGCCTGGAGGTGAGGGCCAGGGCGGTGACGCGTATAGGCTCACGCATGGCCAGGCCGGAGAAGGCCAAGGAGAGGAAGATGAAGCCGCCACCCCACGCCCTCTTCCCCCTGGGGCAGAGCGGAGGCATGCAGCGGCTGGTGTCCACCGCCGTGGGTCAGTCTCGTGTAGAGGCGGAGATGGGGCTGCGGCAGTGCCCGGAGTGCGGCAAGAACACCTTCCAGTGCTCCTGCGCGGAGTGCGGGGCCCACACCTTCACGGTGAACCGCCCCAGCGTGCAGCGCATCGACCTGGCACAGCTGCTCCAAAGCGCCATGGCCAGAGTGGGAGTGTCCACCGCCCCGGAGATCAAGGGCGTCCAAGGGATGATATCCAAGAACAAGACACCAGAGGCGCTGGAGAAGGGGCTGCTGCGCGCCGTTCATGATATCTTCGTGTTCAAGGACGGCACCATCCGCTATGATATGACGGACGTCCCCCTCACTCACTTCCGCCCTCGAGAGATCGGCCTGAGCGTGGAGAAGGCCATCGCCCTGGGCTATACCAAGGATGTCTTCGGGGCGGAGCTGACATCACCGGAACAGCTGTGCGAGCTCAGAGTGCAGGACATAATTCCCGCAGAATCGTGCGGCGACTACCTGGTGAAGGTTGCGAACTTCATCGATGACCTGCTGGAGAAGTACTACGGCCTCTCCCCATTCTACAAGGCCTCGTCCCGGGGGGACCTCATCGGGCAGATGACCATCGGTTTAGCTCCTCACACCTCGGGTGGCATCCTCTGCCGCATCATCGGCTACACCCGAACTAACGTGGGCTACGGACATCCCTTCTTCCACGCTGCCAAGCGCCGGAACGCCGATGGGGACGAGGACTCCGTCATCCTTCTGCTCGACGGGCTGCTGAACTTCTCCCGGGACTTCCTACCGCGGACCCGCGGAGGCCTGATGGACGCCCCCCTGGTCCTCACCACCAGGCTCGACCCCAATGAGATCGATAAGGAAGCTCACAACATCGACGTGCTTTGGGAGTACCCCTTGGAGTTCTACCAGGCATGCTTGGAGTACAAGCATCCCAAGGAGATAGATTCCATTATGGACCAGGTGGCCGGCAGGATCAGTTCCAACCTGCAGTACGAGGGCTTCGGCTTCACCCATGATACCGGGGACATATCCGAGGGGCCGCGAGAGTCCGCATACAAGACGCTGGAGACGATGATCGACAAGATGAACGCCCAGCTGGAGCTGGCGCGGAAGATACGGGCGGTGGACGCCAAGGACGTGGTCTACCGCGTCATAACCAAGCACTTCCTGCCCGACATGATCGGAAACCTCAAGTCCTTCTCCTCGCAGTCGCTGCGATGCACCAAGTGCGGGGAGAAGTATCGTCGCATCCCTCTAAGCGGACATTGCTACTGCGGTAACAACCTCACCCTCACGGTGCACGAGAAGAGCGTGAAGAAGTACCTCGAGATCACTAAGGAGATCAGCGAGAAGTTCGAGCTGGACACCTACACCCAGCAGCGCATCGCCATCGTAGAGGAGTCCATGAGGTCCCTGTTCCAGTCCGACAAAGTAAAGAAGTGCAAGCTCACCGATTTCATGTGA